In one Solanum lycopersicum chromosome 11, SLM_r2.1 genomic region, the following are encoded:
- the LOC101252656 gene encoding LOW QUALITY PROTEIN: putative disease resistance RPP13-like protein 1 (The sequence of the model RefSeq protein was modified relative to this genomic sequence to represent the inferred CDS: substituted 1 base at 1 genomic stop codon) — translation MEIGLAVGGAFLSSALNVLFDRLAPNGDLLNMFRKHKDHVKLLKKLEDILLGLQIVLSDAENKQASNRHVSQWFNKLQSAVEGAENLIEEFNYEALRLKVEGQHQNLAETSNQQVSDLNLCLSDDFFLNIKEKLKETIETLEVLENQIGRLGLKEHFISTKQETRTPSTSLVDDSGIFGRQNEIENLIGRLLSMDTKGKNLAAVPIVGMGGLGKTTLAKAAYNDERVQKHFVLKAWFCVSEVYDAFTITKGLLQEIGKFDSKDVHNNLNQLQVKLKESLKGKKFLIVLDDVWNENYNEWNDLRNIFVQGDIGSKIIVTTRKDSVALMMGNEQISMGNLSTEASWSLFKRHAFENMDPMGHPELEEVGRQIAAKCKGLPLALKTLAGMLRPKSEIDEWKCILRSEIWELRDNDILPALMLSYNDLPAHLKXCFSFCAIFPKDYPFRKEQVIHLWIANGLVPVKDEINQDLGNQYFLELRSRSLFEKVPNPSKRNIEELFLMHDLVNDLAQIASSKLCIRLEERKGSFMLEKSWHVSYSMGRDGEFEKLTPLYKLEQLRTLLPIRIEFRSHYLSKRVLHNILPTLRSLRVLSLSHYKNKELPNDLFIKLKLLRFLDLSCTWITKLPDSICGLYNLETLLLSSCYKLEELPLQMEKLINLRHLDVSNTRRLKMPLHLSRLKSLQVLVGAKFLVVGWRMEYLGEAQNLYGSLSVVKLENVVDRREAVKAKMREKNHVEQLSLEWSKSSIADNSQTERDILDELHPHKNIKEVVISGYRGTNFPNWVADPLFVKLVKLSLSYCKDCYSLPALGQLPCLKFLSVKGMHGIRVVTEEFYGRLSSKKPFNCLEKLKFEDMTEWKQWHALGIGEFPTLEKLSIKNCPELSLERPIQFSSLKRLEVVGCPVVFDDAQLFRFQLEAMKQIEALNISDCNSVTSFPFSILPTTLKRIQISGCPKLKFEVPVCEMFVEYLGVSNCDCVDDMSPEFIPTARKLSIESCHNVTRFLIPTATETLCIFNCENVEKLSVACGGAAQLTSLNISACEKLKCLPENMLELLPSLKELRLTNCPEIEGELPFNLQKLDIRYCKKLLNGRKEWHLQRLTELVIHHDGSDEDIEHWELPCSITRLEVSNLITLSSQHLKSLTSLQFLRIVGNLSQIQSQGQLSSFSHLTSLQTLRIRNLQSLAESALPSSLSHLNIYNCPNLQSLSESALPSSLSHLTIYNCPNLQSLSESALPSSLSKLWIFKCPLLRSLLEFVKGEYWPQIAHIPTIQIDWEYI, via the coding sequence ATGGAGATTGGCTTAGCAGTTGGTGGTGCATTTCTCTCCTCAGCTTTGAATGTTCTCTTTGATAGGCTTGCTCCTAACGGTGATCTGCTCAACATGTTTCGGAAGCATAAGGATCATGTTAAGCTCTTAAAGAAGCTGGAGGACATTTTGCTTGGTCTTCAGATTGTGCTAAGTGATGCAGAGAATAAGCAAGCATCAAATCGACATGTGAGCCAATGGTTTAATAAGCTTCAGAGTGCTGTGGAAGGCGCTGAAAACTTGATAGAAGAATTCAATTATGAAGCTTTGAGGCTTAAGGTGGAAGGCCAGCATCAAAATCTTGCAGAAACAAGCAATCAACAAGTAAGTGACCTCAACCTGTGCTTGAGTGATGATTTCTTTCTTAACATAAAGGAAAAGTTGAAAGAAACCATTGAAACATTGGAGGTGTTGGAAAACCAAATTGGTCGCCTTGGCTTAAAGGAGCATTTTATTTCGACCAAACAAGAAACTAGAACACCTTCAACTTCTTTGGTTGATGATTCTGGTATCTTTGGAAGGCAGAATGAAATAGAGAATTTGATTGGCCGTTTGTTGTCTATGGATACAAAGGGAAAAAATCTGGCTGCAGTTCCTATTGTTGGAATGGGCGGCTTGGGTAAGACAACACTTGCTAAAGCCGCTTACAATGATGAGAGAGTGCAGAAACATTTTGTTTTGAAAGCTTGGTTTTGTGTTTCTGAGGTATATGATGCTTTCACAATAACAAAAGGTTTACTCCAAGAAATTGGCAAATTTGACTCGAAGGATGTCCACAACAATCTTAACCAGCTTCAAGTCAAATTGAAGGAAAGTTTGAAGGGAAAGAAGTTCCTTATTGTTTTGGATGATGTGTGGAATGAAAACTACAACGAGTGGAATGACttgagaaatatttttgtaCAAGGAGATATAGGAAGTAAGATCATTGTGACGACACGCAAAGACAGTGTTGCCTTGATGATGGGAAATGAGCAAATTAGCATGGGCAATTTGTCTACTGAAGCCTCTTGGTCTTTGTTTAAAAGACATGCATTTGAAAACATGGATCCTATGGGACATCCGGAACTTGAAGAGGTCGGAAGACAAATTGCAGCCAAGTGCAAAGGACTGCCCTTAGCTCTTAAGACGCTCGCTGGCATGTTACGCCCCAAATCAGAGATTGATGAGTGGAAATGTATTTTGAGAAGTGAAATATGGGAGCTGCGAGACAATGACATATTACCAGCGTTAATGTTGAGCTACAATGATCTTCCCGCACATTTAAAGTGATGCTTTTCTTTTTGTGCAATATTTCCTAAAGATTATCCATTTAGGAAAGAACAAGTTATTCATCTATGGATTGCCAATGGTCTCGTACCAGTGAAAGATGAAATAAATCAAGATTTAGGCAACCAATACTTTCTAGAGTTGAGATCAAGATCATTATTTGAAAAGGTCCCAAATCCTTCTAAAAGGAACATAGAGGAATTATTCCTAATGCATGACCTTGTCAACGATTTAGCCCAAATTGCATCTTCAAAACTTTGTATCAGGTTGGAAGAGAGAAAAGGATCTTTTATGTTGGAAAAAAGTTGGCACGTATCTTATTCAATGGGAAGAGATGGTGAGTTTGAGAAATTGACACCCCTCTACAAATTGGAGCAGCTGAGGACATTGCTTCCGATACGTATTGAATTCAGATCGCACTATCTAAGCAAGAGGGTGTTGCATAACATACTGCCTACACTAAGATCCTTGAGGGTACTATCATTGTCTCATTACAAGAATAAGGAGTTGCCAAATGACTTGTTTATCAAATTAAAGCTCCTCAGATTTTTGGACCTTTCTTGTACATGGATTACTAAGTTGCCGGATTCCATTTGTGGATTGTATAACTTAGAGACACTTCTCCTGTCATCTTGTTATAAACTTGAGGAGCTGCCGCTGCAGATGGAGAAGTTGATTAACTTGCGTCATCTTGACGTAAGCAACACTCGGCGCTTGAAGATGCCACTACATCTGAGCAGGTTGAAAAGCCTCCAAGTGTTGGTGGGAGCCAAGTTTCTTGTAGTTGGTTGGAGAATGGAATATTTGGGTGAAGCACAAAACTTATATGGATCTCTATCAGTTGTAAAGTTGGAAAATGTGGTTGATAGAAGGGAAGCTGTGAAGGCAAAGATGAGGGAGAAGAATCATGTTGAGCAATTATCATTGGAGTGGAGTAAAAGTAGTATTGCCGACAATTCACAAACAGAAAGAGACATACTTGATGAGCTACAcccacataaaaacataaaagaagtTGTAATCAGTGGATATAGAGGGACAAACTTTCCCAATTGGGTAGCTGATCCTTTGTTTGTTAAGCTGGTGAAATTGTCTCTTAGCTACTGCAAGGACTGTTACTCCTTGCCAGCACTAGGACAACTCCCTTGTTTGAAATTCCTTTCCGTTAAAGGGATGCATGGAATAAGAGTGGTGACGGAAGAATTCTATGGCAGATTGTCCTCCAAAAAGCCTTTTAACTGTCTTGAGAAGCTTAAATTTGAAGATATGACGGAGTGGAAGCAATGGCACGCACTAGGAATTGGAGAGTTCCCTACACTTGAGAAACTTTCAATTAAAAATTGCCCTGAGCTCAGTTTGGAGAGACCCATccaattttcaagtttaaaaagGTTAGAAGTTGTTGGTTGTCCAGTTGTTTTTGATGATGCTCAACTGTTTAGATTCCAACTTGAAGCAATGAAGCAGATTGAAGCATTAAATATCAGTGATTGTAACTCTGTTACCTCCTTTCCTTTTAGCATACTGCCCACTACCTTGAAGAGAATACAGATATCTGGTTGcccaaaattgaaatttgaggTACCAGTTTGTGAGATGTTTGTGGAGTATTTGGGTGTGAGTAATTGTGATTGTGTAGATGATATGTCACCTGAGTTTATCCCAACAGCACGTAAATTGAGTATTGAGAGTTGCCACAACGTTACTAGGTTTTTGATTCCTACTGCCACTGAAACTCTCTGTATTTTCAATTGTGAGAATGTTGAAAAACTATCGGTGGCATGTGGAGGAGCTGCCCAGCTGACGTCACTGAATATTTCGGCGTGTGAGAAGCTCAAGTGTCTGCCAGAAAATATGCTGGAACTCCTTCCATCTCTCAAGGAACTGCGACTGACTAATTGTCCAGAAATAGAAGGAGAATTGCCCTTCAATTTACAAAAACTCGATATCAGATATTGCAAGAAACTGTTGAATGGCCGAAAGGAGTGGCATTTACAGAGACTCACAGAGTTAGTGATCCATCATGATGGGAGTGACGAAGATATTGAACATTGGGAGTTGCCTTGTTCTATTACAAGACTTGAGGTATCCAATCTGATAACATTAAGCAGCCAACATCTCAAAAGCCTCACCTCTCTTCAATTTCTACGTATTGTTGGTAATTTATCTCAGATTCAGTCACAAGGCCAGCTTTCCTCCTTTTCTCACCTCACTTCGCTTCAAACTCTACGAATCCGTAATCTCCAATCACTTGCTGAATCAGCACTGCCCTCCTCCCTCTCTCACCTGAACATCTACAATTGCCCTAATCTCCAATCACTTTCAGAATCAGCACTGCCCTCCTCCCTCTCTCACCTGACCATCTACAATTGCCCTAATCTCCAATCACTTTCAGAATCAGCACTGCCCTCCTCCCTCTCTAAACTATGGATTTTCAAATGTCCATTGCTCAGATCACTACTAGAATTTGTAAAGGGGGAATACTGGCCACAAATTGCTCATATCCCCACCATACAGATCGATTGGGAATATATTtaa